The Candidatus Deferrimicrobiaceae bacterium genome has a segment encoding these proteins:
- the acsC gene encoding acetyl-CoA decarbonylase/synthase complex subunit gamma, producing the protein MALTALEIYKLLPKTNCKECGFPTCLAFAMQIAAGKAGIEQCPPASDEARETLGAAAAPPLPKVTVGIGERAVILGDEVVLYRHEKTFYHPTAFAISISDALDDDAFGERIRRIRALSFERMGETLAVDMVAVRCDSGNAARFARAAAAAKEGAGLPLLLSGPCEALAAALPSLGSDRPLLSPPSGEEEAGARLAAPLGLPLVVRAKGIDGLERALNAARAAGARDLVADPMPASLPEALAMSVYLRRLAILARVREVACPTAFDLGNGFPFPFAAASLLVPKYGSLLVLDLDDPADLFPLLTLRQNIFTDPQKPIQVEAGIYPVGNATPSSPVLITTNFSLTYFTVRSDIEASRVPARLLVADCDGMSVLTAWAAGKFSGESIARILSESGIAGAVSHRTLILPGMVARLSGKIEELSGWRVLVGPQESSALPTYLRRLPPAAFAPPDV; encoded by the coding sequence ATGGCGCTGACCGCGCTCGAGATCTACAAACTCCTCCCGAAGACCAACTGCAAGGAGTGCGGGTTCCCCACCTGTCTCGCCTTCGCGATGCAGATCGCGGCGGGCAAGGCCGGGATCGAGCAGTGCCCTCCCGCATCCGACGAAGCCAGGGAGACGCTCGGGGCGGCCGCCGCACCGCCGCTGCCGAAAGTCACGGTGGGGATCGGGGAGCGGGCGGTCATCCTCGGGGACGAGGTGGTCCTGTACCGGCACGAGAAGACCTTCTACCACCCGACCGCCTTCGCGATCTCCATTTCCGACGCCCTGGACGACGACGCTTTCGGGGAGCGGATCCGCCGGATCCGGGCGCTCTCCTTCGAACGGATGGGAGAAACGCTTGCGGTCGACATGGTCGCCGTCCGCTGCGACTCGGGGAATGCCGCCCGTTTCGCCCGGGCGGCGGCGGCCGCGAAGGAGGGCGCGGGACTGCCGCTCCTCCTGTCGGGACCGTGCGAGGCCCTGGCGGCTGCGCTTCCCTCCCTGGGGTCGGATCGCCCCCTTCTCTCCCCCCCTTCCGGGGAGGAGGAGGCGGGCGCCAGGCTTGCCGCGCCTCTCGGGTTGCCCCTTGTCGTCCGCGCGAAGGGGATCGACGGGCTGGAAAGGGCCCTGAACGCCGCGCGCGCCGCGGGCGCGCGCGATCTCGTGGCCGACCCGATGCCGGCATCCCTCCCCGAGGCGTTGGCGATGTCGGTGTACCTCCGGCGGCTTGCGATCCTCGCCCGCGTCCGGGAGGTCGCCTGTCCCACGGCATTCGACCTGGGGAACGGATTCCCCTTCCCCTTCGCCGCAGCGTCTCTCCTCGTGCCGAAATACGGATCCCTCCTGGTGCTGGACTTGGACGACCCCGCCGACCTCTTCCCGCTCCTCACGCTGCGTCAGAATATCTTCACGGACCCGCAGAAGCCCATCCAGGTAGAGGCGGGAATCTACCCGGTCGGGAATGCGACCCCCTCGTCCCCGGTCCTGATCACCACCAATTTTTCGCTCACGTATTTCACGGTCCGGTCCGACATCGAGGCGTCCCGGGTGCCGGCCCGCCTTCTGGTCGCCGACTGCGACGGGATGTCCGTCCTGACCGCCTGGGCCGCCGGCAAGTTCAGCGGAGAAAGCATCGCGAGGATCCTCTCGGAAAGCGGGATCGCCGGCGCGGTTTCCCACCGGACGCTGATCCTCCCGGGAATGGTGGCGCGTCTTTCGGGAAAGATCGAGGAGCTGTCGGGATGGCGGGTCCTCGTGGGCCCGCAGGAATCGTCCGCGCTCCCCACCTACCTGCGGCGGCTGCCGCCCGCCGCCTTCGCCCCCCCCGATGTCTGA
- a CDS encoding ASKHA domain-containing protein, translating into MSDPGTGTIRFLPQGVSVPVATGETILSHAIRAGVPLLSPCGGEKRCGKCRVIVAGEAAGGNDPGILSGADLRAGVRLACRCRPSGGEDITVTVPPESLPAKLIAYLEGRDLAEDEPFLPLHTATGGRNPLGVALDLGTSTLAGALIDLVGGRLLARTAADNPQMSCGEDLISRIVYGEESEGGFALLRQLLLSGVEKVIAALLRSAPADGEIVDVTAAGNTVITHILYGVSPAPIRHPPYQPVFREYPVRTGEEIGSLAASSAPWRLFPSLGGFVGGDIVADVLASGMHREETVSLLFDVGTNGEVALGNNEFLMACSSSAGPAFEGGEVACGMRAYPGAIESVRIDPDTLAAEWTVIGGGKPLGICGSGILDLCAEMFRAGLIDRAGQFVPRTGAPFAETARGRAYLVASAQQSATGSAICFAAPDIKSVLRTKAALCAAADSLLAAVGLPRNAVERVYIAGGFGNFLDLRSALSLGVFPPFPMERYVPLGNASLAGAIGAIRSRRRWKEALALAAAATYHDLSSDAGFMEAFQRALFIPHTDEESYRTVLSPGGGR; encoded by the coding sequence ATGTCTGATCCGGGCACCGGAACCATCCGCTTCCTCCCCCAAGGCGTTTCCGTGCCCGTCGCTACCGGCGAGACGATCCTCTCCCACGCGATCCGGGCCGGCGTGCCGCTTCTCTCCCCGTGCGGCGGGGAAAAACGATGCGGAAAGTGCCGCGTGATCGTCGCCGGCGAGGCCGCAGGCGGGAATGACCCCGGCATCCTCTCCGGGGCGGACCTGCGGGCGGGCGTCCGGCTCGCCTGCCGATGCCGCCCCTCGGGGGGGGAAGACATCACCGTCACCGTGCCCCCCGAGAGCCTCCCCGCAAAGCTGATAGCCTACCTGGAAGGCCGGGACCTGGCCGAAGATGAGCCGTTTCTCCCCCTTCACACGGCAACGGGAGGGAGAAACCCTCTCGGGGTGGCCCTCGACCTCGGAACGAGCACCCTCGCGGGGGCGCTGATCGACCTCGTAGGCGGCAGACTGCTTGCCCGGACCGCCGCCGACAACCCCCAGATGTCCTGCGGGGAGGACCTCATCTCGCGGATCGTCTACGGCGAGGAGAGCGAGGGCGGATTCGCCCTCCTCCGGCAGCTGCTCCTGTCGGGGGTGGAGAAGGTGATCGCCGCCCTTCTCCGGTCGGCGCCCGCCGATGGGGAGATCGTGGACGTGACGGCGGCCGGGAACACGGTCATCACGCACATCCTCTACGGCGTCTCCCCGGCGCCGATCCGCCACCCGCCCTACCAACCGGTTTTCCGGGAGTATCCCGTGAGGACCGGGGAGGAGATCGGTTCCCTGGCCGCCTCTTCCGCCCCGTGGCGCCTTTTCCCATCCCTTGGGGGGTTCGTCGGCGGCGACATCGTGGCGGATGTCCTCGCCTCCGGAATGCACCGGGAGGAGACCGTCTCCCTCCTCTTCGACGTGGGGACGAACGGCGAGGTGGCTCTGGGAAACAACGAATTCCTGATGGCGTGCTCCTCCTCGGCCGGCCCGGCCTTCGAAGGGGGGGAGGTCGCATGCGGGATGCGCGCCTACCCCGGCGCGATCGAATCCGTGCGGATCGATCCGGATACCCTCGCCGCGGAGTGGACCGTCATCGGGGGAGGCAAGCCCCTTGGGATTTGCGGCTCGGGGATCCTCGACCTGTGCGCGGAGATGTTCCGCGCCGGCCTGATCGACCGCGCCGGGCAGTTCGTCCCCCGGACGGGCGCACCGTTCGCCGAGACGGCAAGGGGGAGAGCGTACCTCGTGGCGAGCGCGCAGCAAAGCGCCACCGGCTCCGCCATCTGCTTCGCCGCCCCGGACATCAAGAGCGTCCTGAGGACGAAGGCCGCTCTCTGCGCGGCGGCCGACTCCCTGCTCGCGGCCGTCGGTCTCCCGCGCAACGCCGTGGAGCGGGTGTACATCGCAGGGGGGTTCGGCAATTTCCTCGACCTCCGGTCGGCCCTGTCTCTCGGGGTGTTCCCCCCCTTCCCCATGGAAAGGTACGTCCCGCTCGGCAACGCTTCCCTGGCGGGCGCCATCGGGGCGATCCGGAGCAGGAGGCGCTGGAAGGAGGCGCTTGCGCTCGCGGCGGCGGCGACCTACCACGATCTTTCGTCCGATGCCGGATTCATGGAGGCCTTTCAGCGCGCCCTGTTCATTCCCCACACCGATGAGGAGAGCTACCGGACGGTTCTCTCCCCGGGGGGGGGACGATGA